The Streptomyces sp. NBC_01268 genome window below encodes:
- a CDS encoding acyl-CoA dehydrogenase family protein, whose protein sequence is MRLTEEQEELRSAVRAVLGRHAGDAAWRPLTEQIGVAGLAVPEEYGGAGCGAQEVHVVLEELGRELSPVPFLGSAVVTVQALLASGDAAACARLLPELASGAVVGALAWAEHGSWDPSAVRAEALPGPGGTWRISGTKEHVLDGAQAGILLVAARSGADVSLFEVPVHGSGVHREAAVTMDSTRAQARVVLAEAEGRLVGAEGAGEGVLAHVLDLACTALAAEQVGAASRCLELTLAYTGERVQFGRPIGSFQAVKHRLADAYVLVESARSAALGATFAAAGDPGLTRLAAAAKSACSEAFSAVAGEMIQLHGGIGITWEHDAHRYFKRAHGSAQLFGPPAWHRARLAADLGLART, encoded by the coding sequence GTGAGGCTGACGGAGGAACAGGAAGAACTGCGGTCCGCCGTACGGGCGGTGCTCGGGCGCCATGCGGGGGACGCGGCCTGGCGTCCGCTGACCGAGCAGATCGGCGTCGCGGGACTCGCCGTCCCCGAGGAGTACGGCGGCGCCGGGTGCGGAGCGCAGGAGGTCCACGTGGTGTTGGAGGAGCTGGGGCGGGAGCTCAGCCCCGTCCCGTTCCTCGGCTCCGCGGTGGTCACGGTGCAGGCGCTGCTCGCCTCGGGCGATGCGGCGGCATGCGCGCGGCTGCTGCCCGAGCTGGCCTCGGGCGCCGTGGTGGGCGCCCTGGCGTGGGCCGAGCACGGCTCCTGGGACCCGTCGGCCGTACGGGCCGAGGCCCTCCCCGGGCCCGGGGGGACGTGGCGGATCAGCGGGACCAAGGAGCACGTGCTGGACGGCGCCCAGGCCGGGATCCTGCTCGTGGCGGCCCGTTCGGGAGCGGACGTCTCGCTCTTCGAGGTGCCGGTCCACGGCTCGGGCGTGCACCGCGAGGCGGCCGTGACGATGGACTCCACCAGGGCCCAGGCGCGCGTGGTGCTCGCGGAGGCGGAGGGCCGGCTCGTCGGAGCGGAGGGAGCGGGCGAGGGGGTCCTCGCGCACGTACTGGACCTGGCGTGCACGGCACTCGCCGCCGAGCAGGTCGGCGCGGCCTCGCGCTGTCTGGAGCTCACGCTCGCCTACACCGGGGAACGGGTCCAGTTCGGGCGGCCCATCGGCTCCTTCCAGGCGGTCAAGCACCGTCTCGCGGACGCGTACGTCCTGGTCGAGTCGGCCCGCTCGGCCGCCCTCGGCGCCACCTTCGCCGCCGCCGGAGACCCGGGGCTGACCCGCCTCGCGGCCGCCGCCAAGTCCGCCTGTTCGGAGGCGTTCTCGGCGGTCGCGGGCGAGATGATCCAGCTGCACGGCGGCATCGGCATCACCTGGGAGCACGACGCCCACCGCTACTTCAAACGGGCGCACGGCTCGGCCCAGCTCTTCGGCCCGCCGGCCTGGCACCGCGCCCGGTTGGCGGCCGACTTGGGCCTGGCCCGGACGTGA
- a CDS encoding acyl-CoA dehydrogenase family protein: MSDVEEFRREARSWLRSHLTGEFAALRGRGGPGREHEAHAERLAWERHMAAEGWTCVGWPKEYGGRGATLEQQVAFHEEYALADAPARVNHIGEQLLGPTLIAFGTPAQRERFLPPIVAAEELWCQGYSEPDAGSDLANVRTRAERDDGGASRTGGDAGGGEWVVTGQKVWTSLAHEADWCFVIARTEPGSTRHQGLSYLLVPLDQPGVEIRPIVQLTGTSEFNEVFFDGARTHASHVVGAPGDGWRVAMATLGFERGVSTLGQQVGFRRELEAVIELARRNGAAADPLIRDRIARAWIGLETIRFNALRMLGGVAAGAPGPEASIGKIFWATWHRELGELAMDVCGAEGMLAAGAPYDLTDWQRLYLFSRSDTLYAGSNEIQRNIIAERVLGLPKEVRP, translated from the coding sequence ATGAGCGACGTCGAGGAGTTCCGCAGAGAGGCCCGCAGTTGGCTGCGCTCCCACCTCACGGGTGAGTTCGCCGCCCTGCGCGGGCGCGGCGGCCCCGGACGGGAACACGAGGCGCACGCCGAACGCCTCGCCTGGGAGCGGCACATGGCCGCCGAGGGGTGGACCTGCGTGGGGTGGCCGAAGGAGTACGGCGGACGCGGCGCGACCCTCGAACAGCAGGTCGCCTTCCACGAGGAGTACGCCCTCGCCGACGCCCCCGCCCGCGTCAACCACATCGGCGAGCAGCTCCTCGGGCCGACCCTCATCGCCTTCGGCACGCCCGCGCAGCGCGAGCGCTTCCTCCCTCCGATCGTCGCCGCCGAGGAGCTGTGGTGCCAGGGCTACTCGGAGCCGGACGCCGGCTCGGACCTGGCCAACGTGCGGACCCGCGCCGAGCGGGACGACGGCGGCGCCTCCCGGACGGGCGGGGACGCGGGCGGGGGAGAGTGGGTGGTCACCGGGCAGAAGGTGTGGACCTCGCTCGCGCACGAGGCCGACTGGTGCTTCGTCATCGCCCGCACCGAGCCGGGGTCGACCCGCCACCAGGGCCTGTCCTACCTCCTCGTCCCCCTGGACCAGCCGGGCGTGGAGATCAGGCCGATCGTCCAGCTCACCGGGACCTCGGAGTTCAACGAGGTGTTCTTCGACGGGGCCCGTACCCACGCCTCCCACGTCGTCGGCGCCCCCGGCGACGGCTGGCGGGTGGCCATGGCCACCCTCGGCTTCGAGCGGGGCGTGTCCACCCTCGGCCAGCAGGTCGGCTTCCGTCGCGAGCTGGAGGCCGTCATCGAGCTCGCCCGGCGCAACGGCGCGGCGGCCGACCCGCTGATCCGCGACCGGATCGCCCGCGCCTGGATCGGCCTGGAGACCATCCGGTTCAACGCCCTCCGCATGCTCGGCGGAGTCGCGGCCGGGGCCCCGGGCCCCGAAGCGTCCATCGGGAAGATCTTCTGGGCCACCTGGCACCGGGAGCTCGGCGAACTCGCCATGGACGTCTGCGGCGCCGAGGGCATGCTGGCCGCCGGTGCACCGTACGACCTCACCGACTGGCAGCGGCTGTACCTGTTCTCCCGCTCCGACACCCTCTACGCCGGCTCCAACGAGATCCAGCGGAACATCATCGCCGAGCGCGTCCTCGGCCTGCCCAAGGAGGTCCGCCCATGA
- a CDS encoding acyl-CoA dehydrogenase family protein has protein sequence MDLDFSTAEEAFRAEARAWLTAHVPETPLPSLETERGFAAHRTWERTLFADRWSVVSWPEEYGGRGASILRWLIFEEEYYAAGAPGRVSQNGINLLAPTLFEHGTDEQRARVLPSMASGEVIWAQAWSEPESGSDLASLRSTAERTDGGWLLNGQKTWSSRAAFADRAFGLFRSDPDTAKPHQGLTYLMFPLDADGVTVRPIGRLDGKPAFAELFLDDVFVPDHDVIGAPGQGWRVAMSTAGNERGLTLRSPGRFTSAAARLTALWRETADPSDTALRDRVADAVIGARAYRLSAYAGASRLAAGGTIGAESSLNKVFWSELDIALHETALDLLGPYGELADAAGDAPAHGAWAEGHTFSLAGPIYAGTNEIQRDIIAERLLGLPKGRR, from the coding sequence ATGGACCTCGACTTCTCCACGGCGGAGGAAGCCTTCCGGGCCGAGGCCCGCGCCTGGCTCACCGCCCACGTGCCCGAGACCCCTCTGCCCTCCCTGGAGACCGAGCGGGGCTTCGCCGCCCACCGCACGTGGGAGCGGACCCTGTTCGCCGACCGCTGGTCGGTGGTCTCCTGGCCCGAGGAGTACGGCGGCCGGGGCGCCTCGATCCTCAGGTGGCTGATCTTCGAGGAGGAGTACTACGCGGCCGGAGCCCCCGGCCGCGTCAGCCAGAACGGCATCAACCTGCTCGCCCCCACCCTCTTCGAGCACGGCACCGACGAGCAGCGCGCCCGCGTCCTGCCCTCCATGGCGAGCGGCGAGGTCATCTGGGCCCAGGCCTGGTCCGAGCCGGAGTCCGGCTCCGACCTCGCCTCGCTGCGCTCCACGGCCGAACGCACCGACGGCGGCTGGCTCCTGAACGGCCAGAAGACCTGGTCCTCCCGGGCTGCCTTCGCCGACCGCGCCTTCGGCCTGTTCCGCAGCGACCCCGACACCGCGAAGCCGCACCAGGGCCTGACGTACCTGATGTTCCCGCTGGACGCCGACGGGGTGACCGTACGGCCCATCGGACGCCTCGACGGCAAGCCCGCCTTCGCCGAGCTCTTCCTCGACGACGTCTTCGTGCCCGACCACGACGTGATCGGCGCCCCCGGGCAGGGCTGGCGTGTCGCGATGAGCACGGCGGGCAACGAACGGGGGCTGACCCTGCGCAGCCCGGGCCGGTTCACGAGCGCCGCCGCGCGGCTGACGGCGCTGTGGCGGGAGACCGCCGACCCCTCCGACACCGCCCTGCGCGACCGGGTCGCCGACGCGGTCATCGGCGCCCGCGCCTACCGGCTGTCCGCCTACGCGGGCGCCTCGCGCCTCGCCGCCGGGGGCACGATCGGCGCCGAGTCCAGCCTCAACAAGGTCTTCTGGTCCGAGCTCGACATCGCCCTCCACGAGACCGCCCTCGACCTGCTCGGGCCGTACGGCGAGCTCGCCGACGCCGCCGGGGACGCGCCCGCGCACGGCGCCTGGGCCGAGGGCCACACCTTCTCCCTCGCCGGCCCCATCTACGCCGGCACCAACGAGATCCAGCGCGACATCATCGCCGAGCGGCTGCTCGGCCTCCCGAAGGGACGCCGGTGA
- a CDS encoding HAD family hydrolase has protein sequence MIKPIELVIFDCDGVLVDSERIAARVQVTLGARLGWPLTEDEVVERFIGRSHAAIREQVADRLGEETAALWAERFEKLHREAVDAGLAPVDGLPEALDALTLPTCVASSGSHDKMRHTLGRTGLYERFAGRIYSSSEVTRGKPAPDLFLHAARRMGVDPAACVVVEDSRPGVHAARAAGMRSLGYAGGLTPAERLEGPDTTVFHDMRELPSLLACP, from the coding sequence ATGATCAAGCCCATCGAACTCGTGATATTCGACTGTGACGGCGTGCTGGTCGACAGCGAGCGCATCGCCGCCCGCGTACAGGTCACCCTCGGGGCCCGACTGGGCTGGCCGCTGACCGAGGACGAGGTCGTGGAGCGGTTCATCGGGCGCTCGCACGCCGCCATCCGGGAGCAGGTCGCCGACCGGCTCGGCGAGGAGACCGCCGCTCTCTGGGCGGAGAGGTTCGAGAAGCTCCACCGCGAGGCCGTGGACGCCGGTCTCGCCCCGGTCGACGGGCTGCCGGAGGCGCTCGACGCACTCACCCTGCCGACCTGTGTCGCCTCCAGCGGCTCCCACGACAAGATGCGCCACACCCTCGGCCGGACCGGGCTGTACGAGCGCTTCGCCGGCCGCATCTACAGTTCCTCCGAGGTCACCCGGGGCAAGCCCGCCCCCGACCTGTTCCTGCACGCGGCCCGCCGGATGGGGGTCGACCCGGCCGCCTGCGTCGTCGTCGAGGACAGCCGGCCCGGCGTCCACGCCGCCCGCGCGGCCGGCATGCGTTCCCTCGGCTACGCCGGCGGGCTGACCCCGGCCGAGCGCCTCGAAGGGCCGGACACCACCGTCTTCCACGACATGCGTGAACTGCCTTCACTCCTCGCGTGTCCGTAG
- a CDS encoding MerR family transcriptional regulator, with product MTTAGTHGESLSIGEVAKRTGLSVHALRFYEREGLLVGPVHRTSGGRRRYTSFDVDWLLICVRLRESGMPLSELKQFAELVRHGPGNEAERLRLLDAHQQRVEAQIQALEECRSVIAWKVGVYAEHLARGEAGGLWDPTA from the coding sequence ATGACGACCGCTGGGACCCACGGGGAGTCGCTGAGCATCGGCGAAGTGGCCAAGCGGACCGGACTCAGCGTGCACGCCCTGCGCTTCTACGAGCGCGAGGGCCTGCTGGTCGGACCGGTCCACCGCACGTCGGGCGGTCGAAGGAGGTACACCTCCTTCGACGTCGACTGGCTGCTGATCTGCGTGAGACTCCGGGAATCCGGCATGCCGCTCTCCGAGCTCAAGCAATTCGCCGAACTGGTGCGGCACGGCCCCGGCAACGAGGCGGAACGCCTGCGTCTGCTCGACGCTCACCAACAGCGCGTCGAGGCGCAGATCCAGGCGCTGGAGGAGTGCCGCTCCGTCATCGCCTGGAAGGTCGGCGTCTACGCCGAGCACCTCGCTCGTGGCGAGGCCGGCGGGCTCTGGGACCCGACCGCCTGA
- a CDS encoding acyl-CoA dehydrogenase family protein: protein MRFLLDDEQREFARSLDGMLSAADTPGAVRAWAAGDTAPGRSLWTRLADAGVFALAVPERHDGLGPLPLELAVAFTELGRHAVPGPLVETVAAAALLDRLDGVGVDGAAAAWLPQIGSGKALVSLCVPAAGGPYALDADAADAVLVVEGDTVRLAATTGPVQPSADPARRLARPLGGSVLARGPAVTAAAAYAAETAALATAAHSLGLGRALLDRTVAYVRQRTQFGAAIGSFQAVKHRLADTLVALEFAQPLLHSAALALAEGADHSAAEVAAAKVTAGEAAYAAARTALQLHGAVGYTEELDLALWIRKARPLRDAWGTPAACRARVLGS from the coding sequence ATGCGGTTCCTCCTCGACGACGAGCAGCGGGAGTTCGCCCGCTCCCTCGACGGCATGCTCTCGGCGGCCGACACCCCCGGGGCCGTACGGGCCTGGGCGGCCGGGGACACCGCGCCCGGCCGCTCGCTCTGGACGCGGCTCGCGGACGCGGGCGTCTTCGCCCTCGCCGTACCGGAGCGGCACGACGGCCTCGGCCCGCTGCCCCTCGAACTGGCCGTCGCCTTCACCGAGCTGGGCCGCCACGCCGTGCCCGGCCCGCTGGTCGAGACGGTCGCCGCGGCGGCGCTGCTCGACCGGCTCGACGGAGTGGGCGTGGACGGGGCCGCCGCCGCGTGGCTGCCGCAGATCGGCTCGGGCAAGGCGCTCGTCTCCCTCTGCGTGCCGGCCGCCGGCGGCCCGTACGCCCTGGACGCGGACGCCGCCGACGCCGTACTCGTCGTCGAGGGCGACACCGTGCGCCTGGCGGCCACGACCGGTCCCGTCCAGCCCTCGGCCGACCCCGCGCGCCGACTGGCCCGCCCGCTCGGCGGATCCGTCCTGGCACGGGGCCCCGCGGTGACCGCCGCCGCCGCGTACGCCGCCGAGACCGCCGCCCTGGCCACGGCCGCCCACTCCCTCGGCCTCGGCCGCGCCCTCCTCGACCGGACCGTCGCGTACGTCCGACAGCGCACCCAGTTCGGGGCCGCCATCGGCTCCTTCCAGGCGGTGAAGCACCGCCTCGCCGACACGCTCGTCGCCCTGGAGTTCGCGCAGCCGCTGCTCCATTCCGCCGCCCTGGCCCTGGCGGAAGGGGCGGACCACAGCGCCGCCGAGGTCGCCGCGGCGAAGGTCACGGCGGGCGAGGCCGCGTACGCCGCCGCCCGCACCGCCTTGCAGCTCCACGGAGCCGTCGGCTACACGGAGGAGCTGGACCTCGCCCTGTGGATCCGCAAGGCCCGGCCCCTCCGCGACGCCTGGGGCACCCCTGCGGCCTGCCGCGCCCGTGTCCTCGGCTCCTGA